The Primulina tabacum isolate GXHZ01 chromosome 16, ASM2559414v2, whole genome shotgun sequence genome window below encodes:
- the LOC142529977 gene encoding ethylene-responsive transcription factor ERN1 produces MEIQFHTTPTNNNIVRRSKSTTNKNKFVGVRQRPSGKWVAEIKNTTQKIRMWLGTFDTAEEAAQAYDEAACLLRGTNTRTNFLNNVPCNPALSLKIRNLLNQKRGLNKNEVHSSNFENDQSSSQSKKTASKSFSSNNTASGSLSSNQIYGNLATVPNLPTSEGVYKPDLSCFLRGNDYEMYSSPCLNSHDRDSAYGMYFDKISLQQDGLFYSPKRDGEEVNEAEFSDYERLKVERQISASLYAMNGINEYWENMNDCSDPCWDIPTMYQMFSPN; encoded by the coding sequence ATGGAAATTCAGTTCCACACCACACCCACAAATAACAACATTGTCAGAAGAAGTAAAAGCACAACCAACAAGAACAAATTTGTTGGTGTGAGACAAAGGCCTTCTGGAAAATGGGTTGCAGAAATCAAGAACACGACTCAAAAGATCAGAATGTGGCTCGGAACATTCGATACTGCAGAAGAGGCTGCTCAAGCTTATGATGAAGCGGCATGCCTCCTTCGTGGAACGAATACACGAACGAATTTCCTCAACAACGTGCCATGTAACCCGGCTCTCTCTTTAAAGATTCGGAATCTTCTCAATCAAAAGAGAGGCCTAAATAAAAACGAAGTCCACTCTTCTAATTTTGAGAATGATCAGTCGTCGTCTCAATCTAAAAAGACAGCTTCCAAAAGTTTTTCATCTAATAATACCGCTAGTGGGAGTTTGAGTAGTAACCAGATTTATGGGAATCTGGCCACTGTCCCAAATCTACCCACTTCCGAGGGGGTGTATAAGCCAGATTTGAGCTGTTTCTTGAGAGGAAATGATTATGAAATGTACTCCTCACCTTGCTTGAAcagtcacgatcgagattcggCATATGGGATGTATTTTGACAAGATTTCTCTTCAACAAGATGGGCTCTTTTACTCTCCGAAAAGAGATGGCGAGGAGGTGAATGAGGCGGaattttcagattatgaacggtTGAAAGTCGAAAGACAGATATCTGCATCGCTGTATGCAATGAATGGCATAAACGAATACTGGGAAAACATGAACGATTGCAGTGATCCATGTTGGGATATTCCCACGATGTATCAAATGTTCTCtccaaattaa